From the genome of Prionailurus bengalensis isolate Pbe53 chromosome D1, Fcat_Pben_1.1_paternal_pri, whole genome shotgun sequence:
GTTCTATATTTTTACCTACCACACATTACTTATGTCCATAGACTCACAAGAAATTTAGCAAAAACTTTTTAGAAATCAAGATAATTTAGGACTAGAACATTCTTTTAGTCTATTGACCTAGTAAaactagagaaacaaaaattctggGTTATAAGtcataatatttcttttataagagctcaaaaattttttttcttttttaatctgttttggtGTTTTCCTCAGGACTCATTCATCTCTCAGATAGATCAAACTAAGATAAGAAAAGACCATGGATGCAATGTTGGTAATTATCCACTTGTACGAGTAATGGGCATTCAAACAGACAGGTATTGTTACCTGgacagaacagaaaataatagaaactgTGACCATGTGTGACAGTCAGACTTCAGAGGGAGATGGTCACACATAATGAATAAAAGCCCAACATCTTCAGTCAAAATTACAAAGACTGGACAAGATATAATGGAACTTCTGTGATGGGCAGGAGTATTTACTGGCTCACTTTTGTGAAGGGCCAGGAGTATAGGAGAAACAGTCAGTGGCCACTGTAAAGAGTCAGAGAAATATGGAAGGATGTAGCAACTCAGTCTTTTTAATATCAGGTAAGGTAAAATTAGGGGgtggattaaaagaaataactggGATTTTTGTAAAAGATAATGGGGAAACTACCATTTTGGGTTTATAAAATTGGCAACAGGTTTGGCTTGATCATGAACGGACAGTTTTGTGCATTAGACATACTTAAATTCTTCACAGCAAAGTATAGAATTGACCCAGAACCAAGGATGGTTAGTTTCTGCTGGAGATGGCAAGCTTTCTGCTTATCGAGGagtaaaaggaaaacagacaccAAGCAGCAAACTACTGGGTATTTTCAGTACAGGGTACTGTGGTTTCAGGCCATCTTTACTATGTTTACTTTACTTGTTTTgtacttgttgatttttttttctctgatgaagACATAGGACAaaggagaaacattttaaatagagcatatttatttcttatatcttTAACTTATTAACAATTTATGGTTAAAtcctatatttttcttgtttatctaccagagagaaaaaatataattgtaaaatatGGTTATAATTTTTGAGCCACTGTTGCATAATTTTTTGCTGGGGAAGATCTCATTGTTTGAAGAAAACACTTAGTAGGGAAATTTGGCATAATAAAGAGGTATACACCGGCATAACCTAGATGGGGAAGGCTTGGAGGACAATGGCAAATTCGCAGGTGGTGGTGAAATGTTTTGTATAGTCAGTATGTTATCACTAtcattttgttgtggttgttttacttgtttataacagttttattgagatgtaattcacacaCTATAAAATTCAACCATGCAATGTGTACAAATCAGTGTTTTTAGTATATTCGTGGAATTGAACGACCATCACCACGtcctaattttagaacattttcattacttcctccctcccctcaaaaataaagctCTGTACTCATCAGCAGTCACTTCCCATTCTCCCTTGCTCCCAGCCCCTGGAAGAGACTTTCTCTCTACATAAGTTTATCTTTTCTGGACACTTTGTATAAACGGAATAATACAATATGTGGCCCTTtgtgtttctttcacttagcataatgttttaaggttcatccatgatgTGGCATGCCTCAATACTtcgttacttaaaaaaaattttttttaatgtttatttatttttgagagagacagagcacgagcaggtgaggggcagagagagagagggagacacagaatctgaaacaggctccaggctctgagctgtcagcacagagctggatgcagggctctaacccacaacctgtgagccaaagttggacacttaaccaactgagccactcaggcatcccaatacttcattactttttatggcagaatactattccattttatgggtatacctttgtttatccattcatcatttgatagacatttggatggttttcatttttttgactattataaataatattgctaAACATTTATATGTAAGCGTTTATGCggacatttattttcaattcttgtATGTACTTAAGAGTAggacttctgggggcgcctgggtggctcagttggttaagcggccaacttcgactcaggtcatgatctcgcggtccgtgagttcaagccccgcgtcgggctctgtgctgacagctcagaggctggagcctgtttcagattctgtgtctcactctctctgaccctcccccgttcatgctctgtctctctctgtctcaaaaataaataaacgttaaaaaaaaattaaaaaaaaaaaagagtaggacttccgggtcatatggtaacttttTGTTTAACACTTTCAGGAGCTACTGAACTGGTTCTGTAAGCAGCTGTATCATTTTGCAATCCCACCAGCACTCTATGAGGGATCTAATCTCTCCAGATCCTTGCCtatacttgttattgtctgtctttttgattatagccattctaatgtgtattaggtggtatctcattgtagttttgatatgcaGTTCCCTAGTGACAAAAGATGGTGTTCAGGTACTTCttggtcatttgtgtatcttctttggaaaaatgtctactcaaatcctctgcccattttaaaattgggttgtctttttattgttgagttttaagagtttttatattttctgtatacaGGTTCTTTGCTAGATATATGacctgcaaatattttctctcatctgttggttgtcttttcatcttcctgGATGATattctttgaaacacaaaagcttttaattttgatgatatcGTTTATTTTTTACATGGTTTCTTGTACTTTGACATCTTATCTAAGAAGACATCTCCTATTCCTAAGGCACAAATActtacttttacatattttttaaagagtgtagtagttttagctcttatgtttaggtctaaAGCCCATTTTGAAGtaagttttgtgtatggtgtgaggaaggGGCCTGACTACATTCTTATGTAGGTAGCTATCCAGTTATTCCAGAaccatttaatgaaaatattattctttcctCGTCAATTGTTCTGGAATCCTTGTCAAAATCAATCCACCACAGATGTATGTGTTCATTTCTAAACTCTAATTTCaattccattgatatatgtgtccaTCATGTTAGTGatacactgtcttgattagtgTAGCTTTCTAGCAAGCTTTCAAATTAGGAAGcctgagtcttccaactttgttcgatttccagtttattttggctattctgaatcCTTTATATCTCCACATGAATTCTAGGAAGAGctgttcaatatctgcaaaaacaACTAACATTTTGATAGAGACTGTATTGACTCTGTAgctcaatttgggaagaattgccttcttaaaatgttaaagatttttttttaatgttttatttatttttgagacagagagagacagagcatgagcaggggaggggcagagagaaagggagacacagaatctgaagcaggctccaggctctgagctatcagcacagagcccaacgtggggcttgaactcacaaaccatgagatcatgacctgagccaaagtcagatgctcaaccaactgagccacccaggcgccccaaaatgttaaAGCTTTTGATTCAtaaacatgggatatcttttcatTCATGTAGGTCttgcttaatttctttcaataatgttttgtaattttcagtgtacatgtcttctgtttctttgtttaatttactTCTaagtatttgattatttttgatgctattaaacatggatttttttggattatttattgcaagtgtatagaaatacagttgaacattgtatgttgatcttgtattTGTCAACCTTGTTGAACTTGTTAATTACTTCTAAGATTTCTTTTGCGAATTCCTTAACATTTTCTATAGGTTACATCATGTAAGTTGTGAACAGAGATAGTTCTACTTCTTCCCTTCCATTGTGGATGTGTTTTATTCCATTGTCTTCCTTGACTGATATAGATAGAATCTCCAGTATAAGGATGAGTAGAAGTAGAGGGATGGCCATCATTGCCATGTTCGTCATCTTAGGGGATGATATTCaatcttttttccattaagtATAACGTTAGCTGTGTTTTTTTGTGGGTGCTGttgatgttatttaaaatataaaacaatattttttgaCAGGGCTTATGCTCTTCAAATTGcatcataacattttattttttatttttttaatatttatttatttatttatttatttatttgtttatttttgagagacagagagacagaacatgaggaagggagggacagagagtggagtcacaaaatcagaagcaggctccaggctctgagctgtcagcacagagcctgatgggcggggggggggggggctcgaactcactgactgcaagatcacgtgagccgaagttggacacttaaccaactgagtcacccaggtgtcccaacatcttattattattttttttttaaaatcaaggtgGTCCTTTGAGTCATTTAAGTTTGAGAAATCTtcaggacattatgttaagtgaaataagtcagtcagaaaaatacaaatgctgtatgatttcacttatgtgagGTACATAAAGTagttaaatttatagaaacataCAGAATAGGACTTAACAGGgcccaagggagagagagaaaagggatttatttaatgggtacagagtttcagatttgcaagatgaaaaatttctgaagatctgtttcacaacaatgtgaacATATTTGACACTACTGAACTCTACACTTAAAATGGTCAAgattgtaaattttatgttatgtgatttttttttaccacaaacaaatgaggaaatcaaaacaaatttaattttgatcaTTTGAATAAAAGAGAATCTTAGAGTTGTCATTATTCCTCTCAAGGGAGAGTCTGTTTCCTAAAGGAGGATAGGAGAGAAAGTTTTAGAGAAGATTTACAAACTCAGATACTTTCATGGGTCAAGTAGGTAGCAGAAGTATATAGAGGTTTTAAGTTTATAGAGAGTGGTGATTTGAAAACTGCATGTTCTGTAACATATTCTAAAGCTGTGCTATCAAGATAAAACATAGCTACTGAACTACTTCTGCCTAACTTGTTATTCCTTTTCTAGAAAGAGAGGAGAATGTGGCAGTCAAGCACTGGCCGCTGCAAGAAAGAAATTCCTTACACCATGACTTTGTAACACTCAGTTTGAAGTTGTATTCTGCCAAAGGTATAATCACTACATTACGACTAAGCCTTtagtaaaaatgtattatatccAATGGTCATGTGTTaatggtgctttaaaaaaaaaaaaggaagaacatcgTGGGCAGTTTTATCACTTCCAGTCATTAATGGGTGGCAAAGATGGGAAAGGCCCAACAAGGAGTTATTGTTGGAAAATGTACCTAAAGACAGCAGTGAGGCAGGCTGCAGTGTGAGCTGACTCGGGAAGATTTAAGACAAAAGCTCTTTTCCCAATACAGTTTCAAGAATGGTGACCcactgtggcacctgggtggctggtttaacgtccaactcttggtttctgctcgggtcatgatctcacagtttgtgagtttaagccccacattgggctttgtgctggcagtgtggatcctgcttgggatcttctctctccctctctctctgctcctcccctgctctctctctctctctcaaaataaataaataaacttaaaaaaaaaaaaaaagaatgatgatcCAGATGGGGAGGGAGTATAGGAGCAAATACATAGATtacaaatttcactttttttaagttaaataaatttgtGTCTAAGAAGGCAAACAGTTTTACATGGTGCTATCACTAAAATCTggataaataacttttaaaaatcaccagtGTCCTGTTACCTAAAGATGTCTTCACCATCATAAGTGAATTCTATGCCTATAGATGAAAGTCTCAACAGTAAGAGAATGGCAGAAAAccatttcctatttaaaaacatttgagatATACTTTTACATAACTAAGCAATAGTTAACAAAATAGTAAGCATGTGAAAACTGTAAATTCCAAAGACTGAGATTATTTTACTATAGAAACAATCATTAGtattatactaaaaaaatgttGGAACTGGAAGACAGAGTACTACATAGAAGATTAAATTTTGGCTTTATCTGTTTCCAGCCATATCTTGCACAGTGTAAACATAAATACCACAGACAGATATTTTAGTGGCAGAATGGAACCGTGCTCCTAATAGTTTACGTGCAACTGacaaagactttttgtttttatttatttcatgctgTGAACCCAGTTGGTTCCCTTTATTCATACACTATTCATTGGGCAATCCATGCATAGATAGGTAACCAGTATCAGATTCATCTctatagaatctttttttttttttttttcaacgtttctttatttttgggacagagagagacagagcatgaacgggggaggggcagagagagagggagacacagaatcggaaacaggctccaggctctgagccatcagcccagagcctgacgcggggctcgaactcacggactgcgagatcgtgacctggctgaagtcggacgcttaaccgactgcgccacccaggcgccccacatctctATAGAATCTTACCTAGACTCTGCTCTATTTAgaatcactcaataaatgttagtatcACTATTATgattttttctccatctcttatGTTCTTTGAACTAGCATGTGTTTTGTACATGTTTTGGTTTTAGAAAGAATGGTGTTTCTGGCAGATATCAGTATTAGCTCAAGCCCGttattatcacttttatttctcatggctattttgaatttttcaccTGTACTTTTAGGAAACTATCATCCACCCCTATAATAAAAAGCCACAGAGTCTCCACTACTAAGTAACTGAAGTCCCTgaattttagttttctcatcggggaaaaataaatcagatacaTTTTCTAAAGTGCCTCGACAGCAAACCGTTATGTACCTAATACACAGTAATATCAccagtcttttcatttttgtttttttttttagtttctttttaaaatccagttagttaacacattgtaatattagtttcaggtgtacaatatagtgattcaacaattccatacatcacctggtgctcatcaccacaCATggactccttaatgcccatcacctatttagtcaatcccccccccaacccacctcccctctggtaaccatcagtttgttttctatagttaagagtctgtttcttggtttactctctctctatctttttccctttgctcatttgtttcttaaattccatgtatgagtgaaatcatatgatatttgtctttctctgactgactgattttgcttagtgtaataatactgtctagctccatccatgtcattgcaaatggcaagatttcattcttttttatggctgaattatattctgttttatatatatatacatatatatacatatatatatatgtatatatatctatctatctttacatttttatccattcatctatcaatggacacttgggctgcttccacaatttggctagggtaaataatgctgcataaacATAGAAGTGCGTAAGACAAACTTTTACAGCATAGAACAAAAAAGGGATAGTTCTAACTGATATTTATTTACATGCCCCACAGTATGGAGACCTCAGCGTCTTTGAGCGCTAACATAGATCAGGGACAGACAGCACTGAAGCTACATGGCTGAAAAGACAAATTCTGTTTCATACTACATTGCATGGTGGGACAATAAATATCTACcacaatttttcttctctttctacatAAAATTCCCAGAGGAAAATGACAGCAGGAAATCATTCCACAGTGACTGAGTTCATCCTTGCTGGGTTAACAGAGAGCCCAGAACTCCAGCtgccccttttcttcctcttcctaggAGTCTATGTGGTCACGGTGGTGGGGAACCTGGCCATGATCACACTGATAGGGCTCAGTGCTCACCTGCACACCCCCATGTACTATTTCCTCAGCAATTTGTCCTTCATTGATCTCTGCCATTCCACTGTCATTACCCCTAAAATGCTAGTGAACTTTGTGACAGAGAGGAATTTCATCTCCTACCAAGCATGCATGACTCAACTCtacttcttccttgtttttgttaTATCAGAATGTCATATGTTGGCTATAATGGCGTATGATCGCTATGTTGCCATCTGTAACCCATTGCTTTACAATGTCACCATGTCTTATCAGGTTTGCTCCCGGCTGGTAGTTGGGGTGTATATCATGGGCTTGACTGGTGCCTCAGCTCACACAGGCTGCATGCTAAGAGTGCTTTTCTGTAAGGCTGACAGAATCAACCATTACTTCTGTGATCTTTTCCCACTGTTGGAGCTCTCCTGCTCCAGTACTTATATCAATGAGGTGGTAGTTTTGTGCTTCAGTGCATTTAATATCCTCGCCCCCAGCTTCATGATTCTTAGCTCCTACATCTTCATCATTGCCAGCATCCTCCGCATCCGCTCCACCGAGGGCAGGTGCAAAGCCTTCAGCACCTGCAGCTCCCACATCTCAGCTGTTGCCGTTTTCTTTGGATCTGCTGCGTTCATGTACCTGCAGCCATCATCTGTGAGCTCCATGAACCAAGGGAAAGTGTCTTCCGTGTTTTACACCATTATTGTGCCTATGCTGAACCCCCTGATCTACAGCCTGAGGAATAAAGATGTCAGAGTTGTCCTGAATAAGATCcttgaaaatagaaggaaatgggTATTTTGCTTGAGAAAAGCTTTGTAATTCTCAGAGAAGGTTTGATAAGGAAACAATCCGGAGACAACAGGGTATGTCCACAAGTAATGAAATTGTTCATTCTACTTGATAATTTTGAAGAACAGTGCGGGAGGACTGGATTCATAGTGCCAGTCACCTGGACAGCACCACCATATGATAGGGTATATTAGACATTGACCTGGGCACCATGTGGACACGATAGCACCCCAAGTGTATTGGACATAGAGTTAGAAAGCAGAGTGCATGCAAACAAAATTTGCAGAATTGGGATATCTCCTAGAAATAGGATGCATAACAATGGTTATTTGCTAACTTAAATTGATGAAATAAGTCAAGTACAATTCCTTTGATAATACTTATTgccttatattttaatatgtttttcaaGACTTCTGCTAGTTATAGGAAAGGATGGTATATTGTAAATCAGCGTTATTAAAATATAGggttaataaacttttaattttacatgtttGGCATGAAGACTATGACTAACCACAATAGGTAACATACACTACCTGCCAGCCAAGGTCTTACCAGTaagctttcctttccctcttttttttttttttaaattcaaatatagttgacacacaatgttacttcagtttcaggtatagaacATACTGATTCAACATCTCTGTACATTATTCTATGCTTGCcccaaatgtagctaccatctgtccccatacagtACTATTACAATAGCATTAACTACATTCCatttgctgtgccttttattcttgtgagttactcattccataactgcaGGCCTGtacctccctcttcccttcatcCCTTTTTGCTCATACCccatccatctcccctctggcaaccaaaagtttgttttctgtatttacaggtctgattctactttttgtttattcattttggtttttagattccacatatgtgcgaaatcatatggtatttgtctttcttggtctgacttatttcacttagcctaataccatttaggtccatctatgttgttgcaaatggcaagatcttttttttatgactgtgtaatattccattgtatagatatgcTATATCATCTTTATCCACTTatgtattgatggacacttgaatGGCTTCCATGGACACTTgaatggctattgtaaataattctgcagtaCACATAAAGGTGCATAtatgtttcctttgggtaaatatccagtagtggaattattggatcatatgatatttctatttttagctttttgaggaacctctatactgttttccacagaggctgtaccaatttacatttccacaaacaatacacaagtgttccttttctccacatcttcaccaaaacttatttcttgtctttctgattttagtcattctgacaggtataagatgatattgtagttttgatttgcatttccctgatgatttatgatgttgagtatcttttcatgtgctgttggccatctatacatcttctttggaaaaatgtctattcaggtcccctGGCCATTTTTAATGGGATTAAACCATCGGTTTTTATtgccaaacaaataaaatgattcagtatttatacagaaataaaataatttgtatagcacacatatttatttgctcctcatcatttctctttattttagaaaaaaaaaataaagttaccatATCTCCTTCTTACTCTAATTAGGAACTTCCCAGGGATTTGTGCAATATTTAGCATATGCTTTCACTTAGGCCACAAGTTAAAATATTCCAAACATCACTGTTTTCTGAGTATAttatgaaatctaaatacagTTAACAGagaccaatgaaaataaaaattttcagatCTTACATAACCAGGTTGTTTTCCCTGATTTTCTACTTTGCCCTTGTGGGAAGGGACTTCAGAAAACTTTAGTGTATGTCTTATAAATTTCCtgaaattttgcatttaaaaatgggctGGCATGAAATTCACCAGAGCTCTAACAGTATCTCTCACATCCTTGGTTCTAATGTGTAACCTAATAAGAACAATGAATAACACTTTTGTGACACTATTAAGCCCTTGAGTACcaatggagaaagggaaattctAATTGTTTCTTTTCCCATGAGTGGATACTTGTGGGATAAGATCCTAGTGGGAGGTCATTATCATTGTTTGCTCTTAATCAGACCCTTAGCATCTATACCCAGAGTGTAAAATCCTCAGATAATATCAACCAACCTTTGCCGGGGGACAGACAGTTTTGGGCATCAGCTTCACCAGAGATCAAGATCAGTGACTAAAAACAATGGCCAAAGGAGACTTATAGGCTATGACTCCCTCAGCACTAAAGAGTCCTGCAAGGTTGGTACTCCGAACTATCCATCAGCATCGTCAGATCATTTTTCCCTTCAgaacaatgaagaagaaaagtgCATGGCACTGAATTCTCTGTGAAGAAGGAAAGCTATGTCTGAATCACAGTCCTTGGATTTTAAAATCTTAGCTTTCCACTCAGGGTCCCTTCCCAGCGCACACAGAGATGTACGCAGCCACTTCATCCTCATCTGTCCTCGTTCTATTGTTCACACTTTCTCATGACCACAGGCCCCTTTGttatctctctgtcccctctAGTATAAAATTATGGCAGAAActtttttgtttactcatttcaACTCAGGCAGTGTGAGGGCTTTGCCGACTTAGATTGAGTCTATGTTAATATATCTCTAACCTTCcttcataattttattaaacaCATATTGATTGAGGTTCACTAGATgcaaaacactatgctaagtactGTATTGATTTTACAGTCTAGTAGAGAAGGGAAACCAGTAAATAACTCATACTAATTAGTATAAAGTAAGTGCTTATGTAAAACACAAGAAATGTATtcataggcacacacacaaaatggtcATGTTAACTGGGGCTCTCCTActaaacttttcaaatatttttttaaatgtttgtttatttttgagagacagagagagagagagagagagtgtgtgtgtgtgtatgtgtgtgtgtgtgtgtgtgtgtggcagagagaaagggagacacaaaatctgaagcaggctccaggctctaaactgtcagcacagagcccaaagtggggctggaactcatgaaccccgaaatcacgacctgagctgaagtctgacgttcaatccactgagccacccaggtgcctctctcatATTAAATTCTTAACTAAATGATCCTAACTGCTGAATAAACATCGTAAGGtagatggaatggaagaagagaaaagctaAAGGGATATGGTGAGTAAAAACTAACAGTCTACCAAATAACTAAATAACATGGTATTTGTTGggatataaaaaaggaaactttgttgttattgttgtaaATCTTTGAATGACAAATTAGTTTGAACTTTATTTGGAGACCTTGGAAAATACTGATTATTTTAAGAGGTTACTATTCagtaaaaaagttgaaaatctcTGTATTATCATGTGTTCatggaaagaaacaacaaaaagatcTGCTGAGGAAACAAATTGGAAACTCTTACTGCCATTATGGGAATGACAGTGTCGGGCGAATGAAAAACAGAGCAGGGAGATACTTAAATAGATTACAATTGAAACAACACTGACATTGATTAAGTTTTTACCAAGAGACAGGAACTGTGCCGGGGACCTCACTTTACAGgtatcatttaatttaattttcacacaggacagaaattaatgttttcatttttcagaacaTTAGAGCAAATGTAGGACTGAATTTTTTGCATCAATGGCTACTATGCTAATATCAGGACCTATTAGAAGGACACAGTCATGAAAGTTGGAATTTAAAGAGATATTCAGGATGATTTAATCCAACCACCCATCTAAACCTTGCATCCATCA
Proteins encoded in this window:
- the LOC122484210 gene encoding olfactory receptor 8G1-like translates to MTAGNHSTVTEFILAGLTESPELQLPLFFLFLGVYVVTVVGNLAMITLIGLSAHLHTPMYYFLSNLSFIDLCHSTVITPKMLVNFVTERNFISYQACMTQLYFFLVFVISECHMLAIMAYDRYVAICNPLLYNVTMSYQVCSRLVVGVYIMGLTGASAHTGCMLRVLFCKADRINHYFCDLFPLLELSCSSTYINEVVVLCFSAFNILAPSFMILSSYIFIIASILRIRSTEGRCKAFSTCSSHISAVAVFFGSAAFMYLQPSSVSSMNQGKVSSVFYTIIVPMLNPLIYSLRNKDVRVVLNKILENRRKWVFCLRKAL